One window of Streptococcus suis genomic DNA carries:
- a CDS encoding DNA alkylation repair protein translates to MTELNTILSQLEAASHAGTLKRYEKIGETKPYYGVPMGAISGIAKAYKNRLDLFAPLWQTGVLEAQYLAIQIAKNKPDQLLQADLENCLNEEVSVNVLDKLASIILSKRKDSRDWEETLLAQKPAIFQRLGWFLRAKYFAGKSASNQEIEETLDQIRQHLQTADPLVQWTMNQCLVEIAVAYPDYLEQGLAIGQELAVYSDMKVPKGCTSAYAPDWIEALLRRK, encoded by the coding sequence ATGACTGAACTAAACACTATTCTCTCCCAACTTGAAGCAGCCAGTCATGCTGGCACCCTCAAGCGCTATGAAAAAATTGGCGAAACCAAGCCCTACTACGGCGTTCCAATGGGAGCTATTTCTGGTATTGCCAAGGCCTATAAAAATCGACTGGACTTGTTTGCCCCACTCTGGCAAACGGGGGTCCTAGAGGCACAATATTTAGCAATTCAAATTGCAAAAAATAAGCCTGACCAGCTTCTCCAAGCTGACCTAGAGAATTGCCTCAATGAAGAAGTTTCTGTCAATGTCTTAGACAAGCTGGCTTCTATCATTCTCAGCAAACGAAAAGACAGCAGGGATTGGGAAGAAACCTTGCTTGCCCAAAAACCAGCCATCTTTCAACGCCTAGGCTGGTTCCTTCGCGCCAAATACTTTGCTGGCAAATCCGCTTCAAATCAAGAAATTGAAGAAACTCTAGACCAAATTCGCCAGCATTTGCAAACCGCTGACCCGCTTGTCCAATGGACCATGAACCAATGCTTGGTGGAGATTGCAGTTGCCTATCCTGACTATCTGGAGCAAGGTCTTGCAATCGGTCAGGAACTCGCTGTCTATTCCGATATGAAGGTTCCAAAAGGCTGTACTTCTGCCTACGCACCCGACTGGATTGAGGCATTGTTGAGGAGGAAATAA
- a CDS encoding Cof-type HAD-IIB family hydrolase, with the protein MAIKLVALDLDGTLLTSDKRISEENKKALRAARDKGVYVALTTGRPLQAIGGFLEELDLLGENQYSITFNGGLVQENTGRVLDKVGFTINEVRAIRQVTNQLDLPLDILHGGDVYSLPAAHESLYLTANPLLKKIKVTDDELPEDFVYNKAVSAVDADFLDGQIPKIPAELHERFEIFKSRDILLEWSPKGVHKANGLSKLIGHLGIEQSEVMACGDEGNDLSMIEWAGLGVAMANATDEIKSAAKLVLPKTNDEDGIAWAIEHYVLNED; encoded by the coding sequence ATGGCAATTAAGTTAGTTGCACTCGATTTAGACGGAACCTTGTTGACGTCTGACAAGAGGATTTCTGAGGAAAATAAAAAAGCCCTGCGAGCAGCGCGTGACAAGGGTGTGTACGTCGCTCTGACAACAGGGCGCCCCCTGCAAGCTATTGGAGGTTTCTTAGAAGAACTAGATTTACTTGGAGAAAATCAATATTCTATCACTTTTAACGGTGGTCTGGTTCAGGAAAATACAGGTCGGGTTTTGGATAAGGTGGGCTTTACAATCAATGAAGTCCGTGCTATTCGCCAGGTAACCAATCAATTGGATTTGCCCTTGGATATCTTGCACGGGGGGGATGTATACTCTCTACCGGCTGCCCACGAATCTCTCTATTTAACTGCCAACCCCCTTTTGAAAAAAATCAAGGTGACTGATGACGAATTGCCAGAGGACTTCGTTTACAATAAGGCTGTGTCGGCAGTAGATGCAGATTTTTTAGATGGACAAATTCCGAAAATTCCTGCGGAATTGCACGAACGATTTGAGATTTTCAAATCGCGTGATATTCTGCTTGAGTGGAGCCCCAAAGGTGTCCATAAAGCAAACGGTTTGTCCAAGTTGATAGGACATCTGGGGATAGAACAATCAGAAGTCATGGCTTGTGGTGATGAAGGTAATGACTTGTCTATGATCGAATGGGCAGGTTTGGGTGTTGCCATGGCTAATGCGACTGATGAAATCAAGTCTGCGGCCAAGCTTGTTCTGCCAAAAACCAACGATGAGGATGGGATTGCCTGGGCAATCGAACATTATGTATTAAACGAGGACTAG
- the zwf gene encoding glucose-6-phosphate dehydrogenase: protein MSSHVLFTIFGASGDLAKRKLYPSLFRLYKAGHIRENFAVIGTARRPWTKEFFEQTVIESLGDLPDTPRQAHEFASHFYYQSHDVNDTEHYVALRKLQDDLCEKYDTQHNKVFFLSMAPEFFGTIAKHLKSEQIVDGQGFERLIIEKPFGTSLATATKLNDELAAAFNEDQIYRIDHYLGKEMVQNIFAVRFANIIFEHIWNRDYIDNVQITFAEGIGVEDRGGYYDHSGALKDMVQNHALQVLSLLAMDKPASFKEEDVRAEKIKVFQHLRQPSDEDLKRNFIRGQYAAGSIDGKDYVSYLDEPNIAEGSQTETFAGGVFFVDTDRFRDVPFFFRTGKRLTEKGTRVTITFKHAEDIFGQPSEANVLTIFIQPTEGFMLSINGKEVGSHFALTPAKLNFRHNATALGNSPEAYEKLFFDVLNGDSTNFSHWEEVKASWSLIDRIVDLWANNQVPLHTYPAGTMGPQAAFDLLESYGCKWVWTPDVWYRERGLLK from the coding sequence ATGTCATCACATGTATTGTTTACAATTTTTGGTGCTAGTGGCGACCTTGCCAAGCGCAAACTCTATCCATCCCTCTTCCGTCTTTATAAGGCAGGCCATATCCGAGAAAATTTTGCAGTAATTGGTACAGCTCGCAGACCTTGGACCAAGGAATTTTTTGAGCAAACTGTCATTGAATCACTCGGTGATTTGCCCGATACTCCACGTCAAGCTCATGAATTTGCAAGTCATTTCTACTATCAAAGCCATGATGTCAACGATACTGAGCATTATGTAGCTCTTCGTAAATTGCAGGACGACTTATGTGAAAAATACGATACGCAACACAACAAGGTCTTCTTCCTCTCTATGGCTCCTGAATTTTTCGGAACCATTGCCAAACATCTCAAATCAGAGCAAATCGTTGACGGACAAGGTTTTGAGCGTTTGATTATCGAAAAACCTTTCGGAACTAGCCTTGCTACAGCTACCAAACTCAATGATGAATTGGCAGCAGCCTTCAATGAAGACCAAATATACCGTATCGACCATTACCTAGGCAAGGAAATGGTGCAAAATATCTTTGCGGTTCGCTTTGCCAATATCATTTTTGAGCATATCTGGAACCGTGATTACATCGATAACGTTCAAATTACATTTGCTGAAGGGATTGGTGTTGAGGATCGTGGGGGCTACTACGATCATTCTGGCGCCTTAAAAGACATGGTGCAAAACCATGCCCTCCAAGTTCTTTCCCTTCTAGCAATGGATAAGCCAGCCAGCTTCAAGGAGGAAGATGTCCGAGCTGAAAAAATCAAGGTCTTCCAACACCTTCGTCAGCCTTCTGATGAGGACCTCAAGCGCAACTTCATTCGAGGCCAGTACGCAGCAGGTTCCATCGACGGAAAAGACTATGTTAGCTACTTGGATGAACCAAATATTGCAGAAGGTTCTCAAACAGAAACCTTTGCAGGAGGTGTCTTCTTCGTTGATACTGACCGTTTCCGTGATGTACCTTTCTTCTTCCGGACAGGTAAACGCCTGACGGAAAAGGGCACGCGCGTGACCATCACCTTCAAGCATGCGGAAGATATTTTTGGTCAGCCTTCTGAAGCCAATGTCTTGACCATCTTCATCCAACCAACTGAAGGCTTTATGCTCTCTATCAACGGTAAGGAAGTTGGTTCCCACTTTGCTCTTACTCCTGCCAAACTCAACTTCCGCCACAATGCAACGGCACTTGGTAATTCACCTGAAGCCTACGAAAAACTATTTTTCGATGTGCTAAATGGTGATTCTACTAACTTTAGCCATTGGGAAGAAGTGAAAGCAAGCTGGAGCTTGATTGACCGCATTGTTGATTTGTGGGCAAATAACCAAGTCCCACTCCACACCTACCCAGCAGGAACCATGGGACCTCAAGCAGCCTTTGATTTACTAGAAAGTTACGGCTGCAAGTGGGTTTGGACACCTGATGTCTGGTATCGTGAACGTGGCTTATTGAAATAA
- a CDS encoding Cof-type HAD-IIB family hydrolase: MIKKVFASDMDGTFLREDHSFDKERFGRLLDAFEDRDYLFVAASGRSYPSLKQVFAGFEHRIAFVAENGAVVSYQDELIFMDNPIPSSVYLRLIEELVASGIVEAHHVTLSSLSGSYMLEAVEDDLLRDLSGYYQDIRLIASFEQVTEEVIKLNIYVAEEKRQQAQDWINQHFGNLSAVTTGFTSIDIILSGVHKAVGLGHLCQHLRLTAEDVTAFGDNQNDLEMLEFAGLAIATENARPEVKAVAVKVIGHCNDDAVLTYLEEVVYGN, encoded by the coding sequence ATGATAAAGAAAGTATTTGCCAGTGATATGGATGGGACTTTTTTGCGAGAGGACCATAGCTTTGATAAGGAGCGGTTTGGCCGGCTGTTGGATGCTTTTGAGGATAGGGATTATCTTTTTGTGGCTGCCAGCGGTCGGTCCTACCCCAGCTTGAAGCAAGTTTTTGCAGGATTTGAACATCGTATCGCCTTTGTGGCGGAAAATGGGGCGGTTGTATCCTATCAGGATGAGCTGATTTTTATGGATAATCCCATTCCGAGCTCGGTTTATTTGAGGCTGATTGAGGAGCTGGTGGCCAGTGGCATTGTGGAAGCTCACCATGTCACCCTGTCTAGTTTGTCGGGTTCTTATATGCTGGAAGCTGTTGAGGACGATCTTTTGCGTGATTTGTCGGGCTATTATCAAGATATTCGTTTGATAGCTTCTTTTGAACAGGTGACGGAAGAGGTCATCAAGCTCAACATCTATGTTGCGGAGGAAAAACGCCAGCAGGCCCAGGATTGGATCAACCAGCATTTTGGCAATCTTTCAGCGGTAACGACAGGATTTACCTCTATTGACATTATCCTATCAGGTGTGCACAAGGCGGTCGGTCTTGGTCATCTTTGTCAGCATCTTAGATTGACGGCAGAGGATGTAACAGCTTTCGGGGACAATCAAAATGACCTGGAAATGCTGGAATTTGCTGGCTTGGCCATTGCGACGGAGAATGCTCGCCCTGAAGTCAAGGCAGTCGCAGTTAAGGTTATCGGTCACTGCAATGACGATGCAGTTTTGACCTATTTGGAGGAGGTAGTATATGGCAATTAA
- the ligA gene encoding NAD-dependent DNA ligase LigA encodes MKTRIEELVELLNQYAKEYYQLDKPSVSDAEYDKLYRELVELESSRPELVLPDSPTHRVGGKILDGFEKYSHVYPLFSLQDAFSREELDAFDQRVRKEFPGASYICELKIDGLSISLTYEAGQLVVGATRGDGSVGENITENLKRVADIPLTLPEPIDMTVRGECYMPKTSFERVNAQRQEDGEAEFANPRNAAAGTLRQLDTGVVAQRGLATFLYQEASPTEATSQSEVLDKLDRLGFVTNHDYQLAADMDAVWAFIEKMAEQRDSLPYEIDGIVIKVNELAVQEELGFTVKAPRWAVAYKFPAEEKEAEILSVDWTVGRTGVVTPTANLSPVQLAGTTVSRATLHNVDYIAEKDIRIGDTVIVYKAGDIIPAVLKVVDKYRNDQEPMPIPTACPSCSGDLQHYEDEVALRCINPLCPSQLMSKLEHFASRDAMNIAGLGTSIVEKLYQSGLVHDVADIYKLTVEDLLTLEGFKEKSAEKLYQAIQASKDNSAERLLFGLGIRHVGSKASKILLTALGDLENLAQADLETISGLEGLGQVIAQSLVTYFSSEGAQKLLSELKEAGVNLAYLGQQVATDAALSGMTVVLTGKLERMKRSEAKAKLEALGANVAGSVSKRTNLVVAGADAGSKLAKAQELGIEIRDEVWLESL; translated from the coding sequence ATGAAAACGAGAATTGAAGAACTGGTAGAACTGCTCAACCAGTATGCCAAAGAATATTATCAACTTGATAAACCAAGCGTGTCCGATGCTGAATATGACAAGCTTTATCGTGAATTGGTGGAATTAGAAAGTTCCCGCCCAGAACTGGTCTTGCCAGACAGTCCGACCCACCGTGTCGGCGGAAAAATCCTGGACGGTTTTGAAAAATACAGCCACGTTTATCCCCTTTTTAGCTTGCAGGATGCTTTTTCTCGTGAGGAGTTGGACGCCTTTGACCAGCGTGTCCGCAAGGAATTTCCAGGTGCCAGCTATATTTGTGAGTTGAAAATTGATGGTCTATCCATTTCCCTGACCTACGAGGCTGGCCAGCTGGTGGTCGGTGCTACCCGTGGAGACGGCAGTGTCGGTGAAAATATCACGGAAAACCTCAAGCGTGTGGCGGATATTCCGCTGACCCTGCCAGAGCCTATCGACATGACTGTTCGGGGCGAGTGCTACATGCCTAAGACTTCCTTTGAACGGGTCAATGCCCAGAGGCAGGAGGATGGTGAGGCTGAGTTTGCCAATCCTCGCAATGCTGCTGCAGGAACTCTCCGCCAGCTGGATACAGGTGTCGTTGCCCAGCGTGGACTCGCGACTTTCCTCTACCAGGAGGCCAGTCCGACAGAGGCGACCAGCCAGTCGGAGGTCCTTGACAAGCTGGACAGACTTGGCTTTGTGACCAACCACGACTATCAGTTGGCGGCTGATATGGACGCTGTTTGGGCTTTTATTGAAAAAATGGCAGAGCAGCGAGACAGTTTGCCCTATGAGATAGACGGTATCGTTATCAAAGTTAATGAACTAGCTGTCCAGGAAGAATTGGGCTTCACTGTCAAAGCGCCCCGATGGGCGGTGGCTTATAAGTTCCCAGCAGAGGAAAAAGAGGCGGAAATCCTGTCTGTCGACTGGACAGTCGGCCGGACTGGTGTGGTAACACCGACAGCCAACCTCAGCCCAGTTCAATTGGCAGGAACCACTGTTAGCCGCGCCACACTCCACAATGTCGACTATATTGCTGAAAAAGATATCAGAATCGGCGATACGGTTATCGTCTACAAGGCTGGTGACATCATTCCAGCAGTCCTCAAAGTCGTGGACAAATACCGAAATGACCAAGAACCGATGCCAATACCAACTGCTTGTCCAAGCTGTTCAGGTGACCTGCAGCATTATGAGGACGAGGTGGCCCTACGCTGTATCAATCCCCTTTGCCCAAGCCAGCTCATGAGCAAGCTAGAGCATTTTGCCAGCCGAGATGCCATGAATATTGCCGGCTTGGGGACTTCGATTGTAGAAAAACTCTACCAGTCTGGTCTGGTACATGATGTGGCAGACATCTACAAGCTGACAGTTGAAGATTTGCTGACCTTGGAAGGTTTCAAAGAAAAATCAGCTGAAAAACTCTATCAAGCTATTCAGGCATCGAAAGACAATTCAGCGGAGCGCTTGCTGTTCGGCTTGGGCATTCGCCACGTTGGTAGCAAGGCTAGTAAGATTTTGCTGACGGCCTTGGGTGATTTGGAAAATCTGGCACAGGCTGACTTAGAAACTATTTCTGGCCTAGAGGGTTTGGGACAGGTCATCGCCCAATCGCTGGTAACTTATTTCTCTAGCGAAGGTGCACAGAAATTGCTGAGCGAACTGAAAGAAGCCGGTGTCAATCTAGCCTATTTAGGTCAACAAGTAGCGACGGATGCAGCTTTATCTGGCATGACGGTCGTCTTGACAGGTAAGTTGGAACGGATGAAACGCAGTGAGGCAAAGGCCAAACTGGAGGCTTTGGGTGCTAATGTAGCTGGCTCTGTTTCCAAGAGAACTAATCTAGTCGTCGCTGGCGCAGATGCTGGAAGTAAGTTGGCCAAGGCCCAAGAATTAGGAATTGAAATAAGAGACGAGGTCTGGTTAGAGAGCCTCTAA
- a CDS encoding GNAT family N-acetyltransferase, translating into MHHKGTQVLETQRLVLRPFQTTDVEPVFQNWTSDEKVTTYLTWPTHQTIQDTQDYIQFCIQSYSQEKAYRWAIELKESQQPIGDISVVSLDERVQAAELGWVLGSKWWGQNYMPEALEAVTHFLLEEVGCLRITAVHDSKNRPSGRVMEKVGMSYEGTLRQAARNNRGIVDIAVYSLLHTDRKSR; encoded by the coding sequence ATGCATCATAAAGGAACTCAGGTATTAGAAACCCAACGCCTAGTCTTACGCCCTTTTCAAACAACAGATGTTGAGCCCGTTTTCCAAAACTGGACTTCAGATGAAAAGGTTACCACCTATCTGACCTGGCCAACTCATCAGACAATTCAAGACACCCAAGACTACATCCAGTTCTGTATCCAATCCTATTCACAAGAAAAAGCGTACAGGTGGGCTATTGAACTCAAAGAAAGTCAGCAACCCATTGGAGATATTTCCGTCGTCAGTCTAGATGAACGGGTACAGGCTGCTGAATTGGGCTGGGTCTTAGGCAGTAAATGGTGGGGACAAAATTATATGCCAGAAGCCCTTGAAGCAGTCACTCACTTTCTACTGGAAGAAGTTGGTTGTTTACGGATTACGGCTGTTCACGATAGTAAAAACCGTCCTTCTGGTCGCGTTATGGAAAAAGTCGGTATGTCCTACGAAGGCACCCTCCGACAAGCCGCTCGAAATAATCGTGGTATTGTTGACATTGCTGTTTACTCACTGCTACATACAGATAGAAAAAGTCGCTAG
- a CDS encoding SPJ_0845 family protein, with protein MAITYKRQDELDTLFEQFARIEQFDDKDDVNSVAPKQKEFQLKD; from the coding sequence ATGGCTATTACGTATAAACGACAAGATGAACTTGACACTTTATTTGAGCAATTTGCACGTATTGAACAATTCGATGACAAAGATGATGTAAATTCAGTTGCTCCTAAACAAAAAGAATTTCAATTGAAAGATTGA
- the ftsY gene encoding signal recognition particle-docking protein FtsY, which produces MGLFDRLFGQEKQEEQVSLVEEVETEQLDSSEDTEVSETESVAQETAVAEAPAENADLSAEQEAQKQRTLDMMAQYYAAKEAAASRIKEAQELGLDPAIQTKAKEEPVEEVVPVEQESEQDKYQRTLKKTRTGFGARLNEFFANFRSVDEDFFEELEEMLILSDVGVQVASTLTEELRYEAKLQKAKKTEELRRVIIEKLVDIYEKDGQFSEQINIQDDLTVMLFVGVNGVGKTTSIGKLAYKYKQAGKKVMLVAADTFRAGAVAQLVEWGRRVDVPVVTGPEKSDPASVVFDGVKRAVAEGVDILMIDTAGRLQNKENLMAELEKIGRIIKRTLPEAPHETLLALDASTGQNALSQAKEFAKITPLTGLVLTKLDGTAKGGVVLAIRQELDIPVKLIGFGEKIDDIGEFKSEEFMRGLLEGLV; this is translated from the coding sequence ATGGGATTATTTGATCGATTATTTGGACAAGAAAAACAAGAAGAGCAAGTCTCTCTTGTTGAGGAAGTGGAGACGGAACAGTTAGATTCTAGTGAAGATACAGAAGTATCTGAAACTGAATCAGTTGCTCAAGAAACTGCTGTTGCAGAGGCTCCTGCGGAGAATGCAGACCTCTCAGCAGAGCAAGAAGCTCAGAAACAACGGACCTTAGACATGATGGCCCAGTATTATGCTGCCAAGGAGGCTGCTGCGTCCCGTATCAAAGAAGCACAGGAGCTGGGGCTTGACCCAGCTATTCAAACCAAGGCCAAAGAAGAGCCTGTTGAGGAAGTTGTTCCAGTAGAGCAAGAAAGTGAGCAGGACAAGTACCAGCGGACCTTGAAAAAGACCCGTACAGGCTTTGGGGCAAGGCTCAATGAGTTCTTTGCCAACTTCCGTTCGGTTGATGAGGACTTTTTCGAGGAACTGGAAGAAATGCTGATTTTGTCAGACGTGGGAGTACAGGTTGCCTCTACACTGACAGAGGAGCTCCGCTATGAAGCCAAGCTCCAGAAGGCCAAAAAGACCGAGGAACTCCGTCGGGTCATCATTGAAAAATTGGTGGATATTTACGAAAAAGATGGCCAGTTCAGCGAGCAAATCAACATCCAAGACGACCTAACGGTCATGCTCTTTGTCGGTGTTAACGGGGTTGGGAAGACGACGTCTATCGGTAAGTTGGCCTACAAGTACAAGCAGGCTGGCAAGAAGGTTATGCTGGTTGCGGCGGACACCTTTCGTGCGGGTGCGGTAGCCCAGCTGGTCGAGTGGGGTCGCCGTGTTGATGTGCCAGTAGTGACTGGTCCTGAAAAGTCAGACCCAGCTAGTGTGGTTTTTGATGGGGTAAAACGTGCCGTGGCAGAAGGCGTGGATATTCTCATGATTGACACAGCAGGTCGCTTGCAGAATAAAGAAAACCTCATGGCAGAGCTGGAAAAAATCGGCCGTATCATTAAACGAACACTGCCTGAAGCACCGCATGAAACCCTCTTAGCATTGGATGCTTCCACAGGACAAAACGCCCTTAGTCAAGCCAAAGAATTTGCAAAAATTACTCCATTAACAGGCTTAGTCTTGACCAAGCTAGACGGTACTGCAAAAGGTGGTGTCGTTCTTGCTATTCGTCAGGAACTAGATATTCCAGTGAAATTGATTGGATTCGGTGAGAAAATCGATGACATCGGTGAATTCAAGTCCGAAGAGTTCATGCGTGGACTTTTAGAGGGATTGGTGTAA